Genomic DNA from Pigmentiphaga litoralis:
ACGCCCAGCCGCGCGCCGTTCATCATCACGAACATGGCGTTCAGGCCCTTGTTGGGCTCGGCCACCAAGTAGCCGGTGGCGTCTTCCATGGTGATCTGGCAGGTGCTGTTGGCATGGATGCCCATCTTGTGTTCGATGCCGGTGCAGAAGATGCCGTTGCGCTCGCCGGCGTCGCCCTTGGCATCGGGCACGAACTTGGGCACCAGGAACAAGGAGATGCCCTTGGTGCCTTCGGGCGCGCCGGGCAGCTTGGCCAGCACCAGGTGCACGATGTTCTTCGACAAGTCGTGTTCGCCCGACGAGATGAAGATCTTGCTGCCGGTCAGCGCATACGTGCCGTCTTCCTTGGGAACCGCGCGGGTGCGGATCAGGCCCAGGTCGGTGCCGCAATGCGCTTCGGTCAGGCACATGGTGCCGGTCCATTCGCCTGACACGAGTTTGGGCAGGTACAGCTGCTTCTGTTCCGGCGTGCCGTGGGCGTGCAGGCATTCGTAGGCGCCGCTGGTCAGCCCCGGGTACATGGCCCACGCCTGGTTGGTCGAGTACTGCATTTCGAAGAACACGTTCTGCAGCAAGGCCGGCAGGCCCTGTCCACCGAATTCCGGATCGGCATGCAAGGACGGCCAGCCCGCCGCGCAGAAGCTGTCCCAGGCCTCCTTGAAACCCTTGGGCGTGGTCACCGCATGCGTGGCCGGGTCGAAATGGCAGCCTTCCTGATCGCCCGACTGGTTCAATGGAAACAGCACCTCGGCACAGAAGGTGCCGGACGCTTCGACTACCTGGTTGATCGTGTCGGCATCCAAAGAAGCATGCGCCGGCATCGCCTGGTACGCGTCGGTCACAGCCAGCAATTCATGCAGCACGAAGGTCTGGTCACGCAGCGGGGGGGTGTAGCGGGGCACAAAATTCTCCTGTAGCGGCGGAACGCGGATAGTCGTTATTAGTGTCAGAACAAGATTGCAGCAATGGGTTCAGTGCGCCCGGTACGCGTCGATCAAGCGCGAAAACCCGTCGGACGCGCGCTTGACGCAGCCCGGCAGCTTCAGAAAGCGCGAATCGTGGTGCAGCACCAGGATCAATCCATACATTTCGAACAGCAGTTGTTCCGGGTCGGTACCGGCACGCAAGTGGCCTTCGGCAATCGCCTGCTTGCAGGCCCGCAGCAAGGCGGACCGCCACAGCCCAACCGATTCGATCAAGGCAGCGCGCACCGGCCCGCTACGGTCGTCGTATTCGACCGCGCCACCGATGTAGATGCAGCCCTGCGCGATTTCGTGCGAGACCCGCTTGATCCAGTTGCCGAACAGGGCGTCGAGCCGGGGCAGGCCGCGCGGCTGGTCCAGCGCGGGCAGGAACACATCCAGCTCGAACCGCCGCCGGTATTCCTGCACCACCGCCACCTGCATGTCTTCCCGCGACCCAAAGTGGGCATAGACACCGCTTTTGCTCATCTGCATGGCGTCGGCCAGCATGCCCAGCGTCAGTCCTTCCATGCCCTCGCGCGCCGACAGCAGCAAGGCGGCGTCCAGGATGGCCGCGCGCGTCAGCGCGCCCTTGCGATGCCGGGACTCGCGGTCGGGCTCGGAAGGGGTCGTTGTCTTGCGGCTGGCGGTCGGTGACGCGTGCATGGCAGGGGACGGGGCAGAGAGCAGAAAAAACGGACATCGCACGAAAAAAGAACGAACGTGCTATTTCCATGCAGATTACCCCGTTTCCCGGGCCGATGGGAAGCGGGGTAAAGCCGGATAGAGCCGATCAGGGTCGGCGGCCGCCGAGGGACGTCAGCAGCCGAAGGCCTCAGAAGCCCAGGCCGCCCATGAGGGCGACCACGCCCAGACAGGCAAAGATGAAGGCGGCGATGCCGTGCACCAGCTTGACCGGCAGCTTGTGCGCCATCTTGTCACCCAGGATCACGGCCGGGACGTTGGCGATCATCATGCCCAGCGTCGTGCCGGCGACCACGGCGGTATAGGCCTGGAACTGGGCGACCAGGGCCACGGTGGCGATCTGCGTCTTGTCGCCCATTTCCGCCAGGAAGAAGGCAATCAGGGTCGTGCCAAACACGCCGAAG
This window encodes:
- a CDS encoding acyl-CoA dehydrogenase C-terminal domain-containing protein, whose protein sequence is MPRYTPPLRDQTFVLHELLAVTDAYQAMPAHASLDADTINQVVEASGTFCAEVLFPLNQSGDQEGCHFDPATHAVTTPKGFKEAWDSFCAAGWPSLHADPEFGGQGLPALLQNVFFEMQYSTNQAWAMYPGLTSGAYECLHAHGTPEQKQLYLPKLVSGEWTGTMCLTEAHCGTDLGLIRTRAVPKEDGTYALTGSKIFISSGEHDLSKNIVHLVLAKLPGAPEGTKGISLFLVPKFVPDAKGDAGERNGIFCTGIEHKMGIHANSTCQITMEDATGYLVAEPNKGLNAMFVMMNGARLGVGMQGLGLTEVAYQNAAAYAKDRRQGRALSESARTDQSADPIIVHPDVRKMLLTARAYAEGGRAFGYWVALEYDKSLHHPDEAVRNASSAMVGLMTPIVKAFMTDNGFQCASTCLQVFGGHGYIREWGMEQYVRDARINMIYEGTNTIQALDLLGRKVLRDNGATLRAFGEQVRAFVEDHGADEAMNEFITPLADLGDKLTKLTMEIGMKAMQNPDEVGAAAVDYLRVVGHLVYAYFWARMARIALDKESSGDPFYRAKLATARFYFARLLPETASSIRAARSGAAVLNALDADLF
- a CDS encoding TetR/AcrR family transcriptional regulator, which gives rise to MHASPTASRKTTTPSEPDRESRHRKGALTRAAILDAALLLSAREGMEGLTLGMLADAMQMSKSGVYAHFGSREDMQVAVVQEYRRRFELDVFLPALDQPRGLPRLDALFGNWIKRVSHEIAQGCIYIGGAVEYDDRSGPVRAALIESVGLWRSALLRACKQAIAEGHLRAGTDPEQLLFEMYGLILVLHHDSRFLKLPGCVKRASDGFSRLIDAYRAH